One Bombina bombina isolate aBomBom1 chromosome 5, aBomBom1.pri, whole genome shotgun sequence DNA segment encodes these proteins:
- the LOC128659951 gene encoding gastrula zinc finger protein XlCGF8.2DB-like yields the protein MIHTKEKPFKCTECAKSFRWKSHLLEHHKIHTGVKPHTCTECGKCFTQMNHLKTHKKIHTGEKPFTCTECGNSFTEKSNLKKHERIHTGEKSFTCTECGQSFIEKSHLQSHERSHTGEKPFTCTECGKSFTQKSDLKKHERIHTGEKPFTCTECGISFTDKGYMRKHEMIHTGEKPFTCTECGKSFTRKSHLKSHEMSHTGEKPFTCTECGKSFTQMSHLRRHEISHTGEKPFTCTECGKSFTQMSTLKYHERSHKGRNLLHV from the coding sequence atgattcatacaaaggagaaaccattcaaatgtacagaatgtgcgaaaagctttagatggaagtctcatctactagaacaccacaaaattcacacaggtgtgaaaccacacacatgtactgagtgcggcaaatgttttacacaaatgaatcatctgaaaactcataaaaagattcacacaggagaaaagccgttcacatgtacagaatgtggaaacagttttacagaaaagagtaatctgaaaaagcatgaaaggattcacacaggggaaaagtctttcacatgtacagagtgtggacaaAGTTTTATAGAAAAGAGTCATCTGCAaagtcatgaaaggagtcacacaggggaaaagcctttcacatgtacagagtgtggaaaaagttttacacaaaagagtgatctgaaaaagcatgaaaggattcacacaggggaaaagccgttcacatgtacagagtgtggaataaGTTTTACAGATAAGGGTTATATGAGAaaacatgaaatgattcacacaggagaaaagcctttcacatgtacagagtgtggaaaaagttttacacgaaagagtcatctgaaaagtcatgaaatgagtcacacaggagaaaagcctttcacatgtacagagtgtggaaaaagttttacacaaatgagtcaTCTGAGAAGGCATGAAAttagtcacacaggagaaaagcctttcacatgtacagagtgtggaaaaagttttacacaaatgagtactctgaaatatcatgaaaggagtcacaagggaagaaaccttttacaTGTTTAG